ACGGCAGCTCCAGTGTCACCAGGGTCGGACCACCCAGCGGACTACTCACGGTGACCCTACCGTCGAAGGGTCCCAGCCTGCGCTGGATGCCACGCAGGCCGGTGCCGATGTCCGGATCGGCACCGCCTTTTCCGTTGTCGCGTACGGAGATCCGCAGCTCACCGTCGTGATGCTCGATGTCGATGCGCACCTCCGACGCGCCCGAGTGGCGGACGGCGTTGGTCAGCAGCTCGACGACGGCGAAGTACGCGGCGGCCTCCAGCGGCGGCTCGGCGTGGCCGTCCAGGTCGGCCTCGACGCGGACGGCCAGCGGCGTGTCGAGCGCGACGGCACGGATCGCGTCGACCAGGCCACGCTCGGCAAGCACAGGCGGATGGATGCCGCGTACGAGGCTGCGCAGCTCCGCCAACGCGGTCGCCGATGTCTCACGCAGCTGCGCGACCAGCTTCTTCGCCGCGGCCGGATCGCGGTCGATCAGCGCCTCGACCGCACCGAGCGTCATCCCCATCGCGACCAGCCGTGCCTGCGTGCCGTCGTGCAGGTCGCGTTCGATCCGCCGCAGCTCGGCGGCCTGCGTGTCGGTGGCGGCCGTACGCGTCTCGGTCAGCTGCTCGACGCGCGCGGCCAACTGCTCGCGCTCGGCGAACAGCCGCGCGCTGGCGGTCGGTGCCAGCAGGACGGTCAGCCATCGCGTGTGCAGCCGCTGGATCACCGGTGTGGCCGCGAACCCGGCGATTACGAGCACCAGGCCGATCGTCATCGCGAGCCATGACGAGCCGAACAGCTCGCCATAGAACGGCTGCGGCCGCGAGCCGAAAAACATCGCGAACGACGGAAAGAACAGCCCCCATCCGCCATAGCCGATCAGCGCCACCGGCGGCAGGTTGAGCAGGCAGCCGATCACCGGCTGGCAGGCCAGCCAGAACAGGTCGCGCCAGGTGGCCGGATCTTCGGCGTACGCGCGCGAAACGCTGGCGAAATCGGTCCACCAGGAAGCCGTACGCACCGTCTGCGGCGCCGGGCCGTACGGCCGCGGCACACCGGCATAGCGGCGGAAGAAGTCCGGCAGCGGCCGCACGGCGACCAGCAACCGTACGGCCACCAGCGGACCGGTGAACACCAGGACGACCACCGCGGCGGCCAGCACCACCAGCGCGACCAGCGAGCCAACCAGGAAGGCGGCCGATCGCAGTGTCGCCAGCAGGCAGCGGCCAAACCAGCGGCGCCATGCCGCGCCGCGCGCCGCCGCTGCCGGTGTGGCCGGTCCGATCATGAACCGCGTCCAGCGGCCGTGCAGCCGCAACAGTGCCGGCGCGACCAGCCAGCCGGCGACCGCTGCCGGCACACCGAGAATCCATTGCCACGACAGGAAAAGACTGGCCACGCCGTAGGCGAGGAGCGCGGCCGGCAGTCCGGCGATCACGCTGCCGACGACCGGGTCGGCCAACAGCCAGCCGATGTCGCGCCAGGTCGCCGGGTCGGTCCAGATCCAGTGGCTGTGCTGCTGGAAGTCCGGCACGCGAGCCGACCGGAACGGTCGGCCGTACCGCGATCGATAGAGCCCGTCGGCGCTCGGCTCGGTCGGTCGTGGCCGGGGCCGATATGGCTCGGCGGCCGGCGCCGCCGACCACTGGCCGGCGAGCCGTCGCGCGAGCGTGGCCATCCATCGGCTGCGGTCGAAGACCGGTGGAAACACGAAGATCATGCCGACGCAGGCGGCCAGGATGGCGATCGCGTGCGCCGCGGCCAACAGCACCTTGACCGGCGTGAGTGCGAGCAGCGCCGCACCGCGTAGGACCGCGCGCGCGTTGCTCGTCACCAGCTTCACGCACTCAGTCTGGTCCACGGCCGTTTCGTCCGCACTGGGCCTGGGGTCCTGCCGGGGGTGGGCCTAGCACCACCCCACCTCGGAGCCCAGACGCATGTTGGCCGGCGGCCGGCGTTCGTACGTTCGAGTCATGCTGAAATCGCGTTTCCGTCCCGTCATCGGCCTCGTCGCCGGCTATGTCGTCGTCAGTTTTCTCGCGCTGGTCGTCGCCGTCATCTGGAGCGACAATCCGGCGCTGGTGACCGACGCGGTGTGGATCCGCGGCGGCATCGTGGCCGCGACGTCCCTGCTGATGCTGCTTTTCACCGTACGCGCCGCACGTGCTTCCAAGCGCGATTTCCTGCGGCTGCGGATCGTCTCGGCGGTCATGGTGGTGGCCATCGCGGTGCTCGTCTCCATCCCCGGTTTTCTGCCGCTGTGGATGCGACTCGAGCAGGGACTGTGCGGCCTCCTGCTGCTCGGTGTCGTCGTGCTCGTCAATCGTAAATCCATGCGATCGGAGTTCGCATCATGACCGCCGTACAGAGCAAGCCTCGCGGGATCAACCGCGCGATCATCGTCAATCTCGCCATCGATGTCGCGGCACCGGTCGCGCTTTTCTATCTGTTGCGGGCTTTCGGCGTCAATCAATGGCTGGCACTGACTCTCGCCGCGATTCCGCCGGCGGCGCGTGCCGTTCAGAGCATCATCACCAGTCGTAAAATCGACGGCTTGGCCCTTTTCGCGCTGAGCATTATCGCGCTCAGCCTGCTGGGGTCGTTTGTCACCGGAAGTCCGCGTTTCCTGCTGGCGAAAGACGGCTGGATGACCGCGGTCGCCGGCGGCTGGATCCTGCTGACGATCCTGCGTACGCCGTTTATTTTCTCTTTCCTGCGCACGATCCTGACCGGCGAGGCGCTCGAGCGCATGGAGGGCAACTGGCGCGACTCGCCGACTTTCCGGCATTCGATGCGGGTCGCGACCGCGATCTGGGGTGTCGGCCTGGTCTTCGACGCGGGCGTACGAGTGGTGCTCGCGTACACGCTGCCGATCGACCAGGTGCCGCTGATCAGCACGCTGCAGTATGTCGTTTTGTTCGTCTGCCTGGAAGTTGGCACCAGGCTCTATCTGCGCCGCAAGTCCATCCGCGACAAAATCGAATCGGAGTCTTCCAAATGAGCGAGGTAGTGTTGGTGACCGGAGCCGCGAACGGCATCGGAGCCGCGGTGGCGCGCCGATTCGCGCGTAACGGAGCCAAAGTCGTGATCGCCGACATCGTCGACGGCTCGGCGGTCGCGTCTGAGATCGATGGTTTGTACGTACGCACCGATGTCTCCAGTGAGGCCGACAACCGCGCGGCCGTGGCGGCAGCGGTCGAGGCGTACGGCGGCCTGGACGTGGTCCATCTCAACGCCGGCACCGGCGGCGGCGGCGCGCTCGACGACTTCGACCTGACGCGCTTCCGCCGGACCTTCGCCGTCAATGTCGAAGGCATGATGTTTGGCATTCTCGCCGCGCTGCCCACCATGCGACCCGGCGGCTCGATCGTGGTCACCTCAAGCCTCGCCGGCATCGCGCCAAACTGGTTTGACCCGGCGTACTCGGCCAGCAAACACGCCATCATCGGCCTGGTCCGCTCGCTCGCGACCACGCTCGCCGAGTCGAAGATCACGCTCAACGCGATCTGTCCCGGCTTCGTGGAATCCTTGATGTTCCAGGCGATCCGCGCCGAGGTCGTCAAGCACGGTCTCGCGATCGCCGACCCCGACGAGGTCGCACAGGCAGTCGAACAGATCATCGCGGGCGGCGAAACCGGCCAGGCCTGGATCGTCCAGGCGGGCCGCGCACCGGAGCTGGTCACCTTCCCCGAATTCACCCTGCCCCAGGCCTAGCGCCGCTTCCTTAGCAACGCGCACGACTCGCCACCCCACCGCGAAACTGTCGTACTCCCCTGCTGGAATGGCCCCCACCCAGTCACGGGTGGGGGGTGGGTTTGAGGCCTTTCACCTGGCTCGAAAATGTTCGTGGGTGTGCCTCTCGACCCACCCCCCACCCCGACCACTGGGTGGGGGCCATTCTTTGGGTTGGGTACGACAGTTTTGGCGCGGTCTCGGCGTGTCGCGGGTCGTTGGCGTGTCGCGGTCGGAGGGTCGGTGGCGTTGGCCGGCGCACGCAAGGCCACCACGCGTGCGTTCAACGCAAGCATGGCCACCATGCGTGCATCCGGCGGCAGGCGTTCACGCGAGTGGCATGGAGCGCTAAATGCCCGCCTTGACCTTTTGTGTAATGGTGGCATGGGCCCCTTACGTGCGTCTGACGCAAGCATGGCGTCCCTGCGACCATCACTCTGGACGCCACCCGTGATCAATGTGACTGATGTGACTGGCGAGGCGACAGCGGCGCGCTGCCACCCGAGACCCACCCCACCCGAGACCCCACACCGGACTGAGACCCGGCCAACACATGCACGCATGGTGGCCATGCGTGCAGCCCGCTACGGCTACCCCGTGGCGCCGAGGTACGTCAGCACAGCCCGCACGCGGCGGTGCCCGCTGTCCGTCGGCGCGAGGTCGAGCTTCGTGAAGATATTGCCGACATGCTTGTGCACAGCGCGTTCGGTGACCACCAGCCGCTCAGCGATGCCGACGTTGTCGTAACCCTGCGCCATCAGCGACAGCACCTCGCGCTCCCGCGGCGTCAGCGCCGCCAGCGGGTCGGTGCGCCGCACCAGCACCTGCGCGATCACCTCCGGATCGATCGCCGTGCCTCCACCGGCCACGCGACGCAGCGCGTCCAGGAACTCCTCGACGCGTACGACCCGGTCCTTCAGCAGATAGCCGACCCCGCCAGCACCATCGGCGAGCAGCTCGGCGGCATAGCTTTCCTCGACATACTGCGAAAACACCAGCACCGGCTGACCAGGCCGCAACCGGCGTACGGCCAGCGCCGCACGGATGCCCTCGTCGCGGAAGGACGGCGGCAGGCGTACGTCCACCACCGTCACGTCCGGCTGGTGTTTTTCCACAGCGGCAACGAAAGCATCGCCGTCGGCGACTGTCTCGACCGCCTCGAAGCCGGCGGAGGCCAGCAGCAGGTTGATGCCCTGAGCCAGTACGACATTGTCCTCGACGATCACGACCCGCACGGCAACTCCACCTGGATCCGCGTACCCTCGCCAGCCGGACTCGACACGGTCGCCGTGCCATCGAGCGCCGCCACTCGACGCCGGATGCCGACGACACCGGTCCCCCGCGACTCGTCGACACCGCCAACTCCGTCATCGACGATGTGCACCAACAGCTTCGCGTCCTCCTGCCACACCCGCACGCGTACGCTGTTCGCATGAGCGTGCTTCGCCACGTTCGTCAGACCTTCGGCGACAACGAAATACGCGGCGGCCTCCACCGCGGCCGGCAGTTTTCCCAGCACCTCAACGGAAACCTGGCACGGCACCGACGAGCCGGCTCCGAGCGCGGCGAGCGCTCCGGCCAGTCCGCGGTCGGTCAGGATCGGCGGATAGACGGTACGCGCGACCTGCCGCAGCTCAGCCATCGCCGCCTCGGTTGATGCCTGCGCATCGCTCAGCAGCTCGGCTGCGGCCGCCGGATCGTCGGCAAGGGTGCGCTGCGCCACCGCCAGCCGGATGCCGAGCGACACGAGCTGTGCCTGTGCGCCGTCGTGCAGGTCACGCTCGATCCGTCTCAGCTCGGCGGCATGCGCGTCGATCGCGTCGGCACGCGTCTCGGTCAGCACCTCGACCCGTTTCACCAGCTCGTCGGTCGCACTCGGCTGCAGGATCCAGCGCGCCAGCCACGCCTGCGCACGTGCGAGCACCGGGACGACCCACCAGAACAGCACCGCCGAGATGGCGACCTGACCGAGCGTCGACAGGATGGCGACCGTCCAGTTGGTGACGGGTACGCCGAGCGGCATGACCGGGTCGTTGGCCGGCGCCAGCCACCACAGGGCACCTTCGATGATCGCGACCGGCGCGCCGAGCACCGCGTACAGCGCGATCATGCCAAACGGAATCCCCAGCACGACCTGCGTCGCGACCCAGCCGAGGTCGCGCCAGGTGGCCGGATCGGTGACGACCTGACGCAGCCTGGCACCGACACCACGTGGCAGCGGGCGATAACGCGGCTCGATCGGATCGCCGAGAAACCGGCCGACCCGGAGCCGCTCGACGTCGGTCCACTGGCGGAGCCCGGTGAGCGCCAACGGCAGCAACACCAGGCCGAGGCCGGCCACGACGATCGTCAGCAATGTGCCGAAGAGCAGCGGAAACACCAGCGTCGCGGCCATGCCGAGCGGCAGGCCGATCAACAGATAACCGGCCGAGCGCAGCCGTTCGTTCATCCTCACGACCGCCAGTCTGGCCCATGCTGGAGCACTTCGCGGTGGAGCAGGCTACACCGTTTTCCGTGGTACCTACGCGCTGGTGAGGACCGCATGGCCACCATGCGTGCATCCAGCGCAAGCATGGTGGCCATGCGGCATGAGCGGTGGCGGGTGCGAGCGCTGTCATAGGATGACGTGACCGTCGTACGTCCGTGGAAGGCCTCATGACCGCTGCGCAGGAACCCACCTCGGCACTGCTCGCCGAGATCGCCGACACCGGTCGGGACCAGCACCGCGGCGGCTACTCACGGCACCTGTTCACCGACGCCGAGCTGGGGCTGCGCGAGTGGTTCACCGAGGCCGCCACCCGCCGCGGTCTCACCGTCGAGGTCGACCGCAACAGCAACCTGTGGGCCTGGTGGGGCGAGCCGGGTCCCGGCGCCGTGGTGACCGGCAGCCACCTCGACTCGGTGCCGGGCGGCGGCGCGTACGACGGACCGCTCGGCGTCGCGTCCGCGCTGGCCGCCGTCGACCTGCTCAAGGCCGAGGACTTCCGACCGACAAAGCCGTTCGCGCTGGCGGTCTTCGCGGAGGAAGAAGGTGGCCGCTTCGGCCGCGCGTGCCTCGGCTCAGCGCTGTCGACCGGCACCGTCGACGCCGCGGATGCCTTGCGCCGCACCGATCCTGACGGCGTCACGCTCGCCGAAGCCGCCAAGAGGGCCGGCTTCGACCCGTCGAGTTTCGGTGCGGACAAAGACAGGATCGCCAATATCGGTACGTTCGTCGAGCTGCACATCGAGCAGGGCCGCTATCTCGCCGACCTCGCACCGGTCGCGGTCGCGTCGGCGATCCTCGCGCACGGCCGGTGGCGTTTTCGCTTTGCCGGCCAAGGAAATCACGCCGGCACGACCCGGCTGGAAGACCGCGCCGACCCGATGATGCCGGCCGCCGCGACCGTCATCGCCGCTCGCCAGGCAGCCGCCAAGCACGACGCGCGCGCCACGGTCGGTCGGCTGCAGTCATTGCCAGGTGGCACGAACGTGATCGCGTCCACAGTGGACCTGTGGCTGGACGCGCGTGACGACCGCGACGAGGTCGTCACGCGACTCGTCGAGGACATCACGAGAGCCGCCGAGTCGGCCTGCCGCGACGAAGGCTGCCAGCTGACCGTCACCAGGGAATCGTTCGCTCCCGAGGTCACCTTCGACACGACTTTGGCGCGACAGCTGGCAAAGATCACCGGCGACGCACCGATCATCCCGACCGGCGCCGGCCATGACGCCGGCATCCTGGCGGCCGCGACACGCACCGGCATGCTGTTCGTACGCAACCCCACCGGCATCAGCCACGCACCTGAGGAACACGCCGAAAAGCCGGACATCGAAATCGGCACGAAGGCGTTGGCCGCCGTCGTACGGGACCTGGCCCGATGACCGCGTTTCGGCTCCGCCACGCGTGGCTGCCAGGCGGACTGACCGGACCGCTGGAGATCGAGGTCGATCCCAAAGGCATCATCGCGGCGATCCGCACCGGCGGCCATTTTCCAGACGCCACACCGCTTCCCGGCCTGGTCGTGCCAGGATTCGCCAACACGCACTCACACGCCTTCCACCGCGCGCTGCGCGGGCGCACGCACGACGCCGCCGGCACTTTCTGGACCTGGCGCGAGCGGATGTACGCGCTGGCCAACGCGCTCGACCCCGAGCTGGTCTATCTGCTCGCGCGCGCCGTTTACGCGGAAATGCTCGCCGCCGGCTACACCGCGGTCGGCGAATTCCATTACCTGCACCACAAACCTGACGGCAGGTCCTACGAGGACGATCCGTATGCGATGACCGCCGCGCTGCACAAGGCGGCCACCGACGTCGGCATCCGGCTGACCCTGCTGGACACCTGTTATCTCAGCGCCGGCATCAACGCCGACCGTACGCCGATTCCGCTTGCCGACGAACAAAAGCGCTTCACCGACGGCAGCGTGCAGGCCTGGTCGTGGCGATGGAAGTCCCTGCAGGAGGCATTTCCGGACGACAGCGCCTTCCGGCTCGGTGCGGCGATCCACTCGGTACGCGCGGTGCCGGCGGCCGCCATCGAGACCATCATGTCCACAGTGGACGGTGACACGCCGTTGCACGTGCACCTTTCCGAGCAACCGGCCGAAAACGAGGAAACGCTGGCGGCGTACGGAAAAACGCCGACGACGCTGCTGTCCGACCACAAGGTGCTCGGTCCGCGTACGACCGCCGTGCACGCCACGCACCTGACCGACACCGACATCGAGATCCTCGGCGAGTCGCGCACCAACATCGCCTTCTGCCCGACCACCGAGGCCGACCTGGCCGACGGCATCGGCCCGGCCGGCCGGCTGCACGACGCCGGCGCTCGGCTGGTGATCGGCAGCGACCAGCACGCGCAGATCGACCCGGTCGCCGAGCTGCGCGCGCTGGAATACGGTGAGCGGCTGCTTTCCGGCACACGCGCCACCGGCGACAAAACAGGCCATAGTGCCGGCCGCCGCGTCCGCTTCAGCCCGGCCGAGCTGGTCAGGTTTGGCGCGGCCAACGGCTATCGCGCGCTCGGCCTGCCCGGCGGACAGCTCGTCGTCGGCGCACCTTTCGACGTGGTGTGCCTGCAGGCCGACTCGGCCCGCACCGCCGGCTCCTCGCCTGACCAGCTGCTGATGGCGGCGTCGGCCAGCGACGTGCTGCTGACCGTCGTCGGCGGCCGGATCCTGGTGCGCCAGGGCCGTCACCACCGGCTCGGCCGCGCCAGCGAGCTGCTGACCGACGCCATCGACCGGGCCTGGTCGGCCGTCAAACCGACCGAGGGCTGAGCGGATCGATCAGGCCGACCTCCCACACGGTCTGATCGCTGTTCGGCTCCTCGATCAGCGCCAGGTTCTCCCGGATGTGGCTGAGCACCAGGTTGCGCGCGCCCACCAGGTCGGGCGCGACGCCGACCTGCTGGCGATACGCGCGCACCTCGTACGCCGGCAGGCCGCGGCCGCCGTCCGGCTCGCGCTGCGCCGGGATCTCGCGGATCAGATAGCAGTCGAGCTGGTCGATGTCGCTCCAGTCGATGCCGATCATCGGCCCGTACAGCGTCCGCGGCATGTCCTTGTCGGTCACTCGTACTCCTTCAACGGCGGAGCTAACCGCCCCGATTTGTCGACTTTTCCGTCACGCGCTGCTGTGGCGGAATGACGCACAGCTTGACAGGAATGATCGAATCGCGCAAGCTTGCGCCTCGTCAGGTTGGAATCGCCAATGTTGAACGCGCGCGTTCAACTGCAATAGGGAGTCGAGAGAGAGATGGCGCGTAGACGAGGTCCTTCACTGCGAGCGCAGTGGCTCGGCCAGCAACTCCGCGAGATGCGTGAGGCGCGGAAGCTGACGCTGAAGGAGTGCGGCGACTATCTGGTGCGCGACCAGGGCTCGGTCAGCCGCTTCGAGAACGCCACACTGCCGTGCCGGCCACAAGACGTGATGGCGCTGCTCAACCTGTTCGGCATCGACGACCCGCGCAAACGCGAGCACTACGACCAGGTGGCACGTGAGGTGTGGCAGACCGGCTGGTGGGACCGCTACGCCGAGGACCTGCACGAGAAGTTCATCGACCTCGCCTGGCTGGAGTCACGCTCCGACGAGATGCGCGGCTACGCGAGCCTGGTGATCCCTGGCCTGTTGCAGACACCTGAGTACGCCGAGGAAGTTATCCGAGCATCCGATCCGGACGCCTCGAATGAGCAGGTCGCCAAGTATCTGGAATTTCGGCTGACACGACAACGCGTTCGCGATGACGAGTCCAAGCGCTTTGCGTTCATTCTCGACGAATCCGTGCTGCGCCGGATCATCGGTGGACCTGCGATTATGCGTGCTCAGCTCGACTACCTGTTGACGCTGGCCAAGGATCCGCGCATCGAGCTACGCGTGTTGACTTTCTCGGCTGGTGCACACGCGGCTCACAACGGAGAGTTCCAACTGTTCGTACTGCCTGAGCCGTATCCCGAGGTGGCCTACTCGGAGACATTGGCCGGGTCACTGTACGTGGAAACTGAAGGCGTAGAACGCTTCTCCCGGGCGTACGATCTGCTTGGCAAGAAGGCCATGACCGCCAAGCAGTCCGTCGAGATCATCTCGGCGGCCCGGGAGGACACTTCATGATCGTTATCGGCCGCACTGGAACGCTGGACCCCGCCATCCTGAATGGCGCTGTCTGGCAGAAGAGCAGCCGAAGCCAAGGCGGCAGTGGCAACTGCGTGGAAGCCGCGCCGCTGGCCGACGGGTCGGTGGCCGTACGCCACAGCCAGCAGCCGGACGCCACCGCCATCGTCTACACCGCCGCCGAGTGGCAGGCTTTCCTCGTCGGTGCCAAGTCCGGCGAGTTCGACTTCTAGCTGAGCCTGGTGACCTCGTCGTCCGGCGGCTCGACGGCGAACCCGCCACCCCACACGCGCACGCGACCGTCGTAGACCGGCCAGCCGGGATCGCCAGTGGCCGCGAACCGTCCCCAGGCCTGGTGGATGTCGTCGCGTATGGCCAGATTGTCCGGCGTGTCGATGTGCGCCGCCGCGAGGCCGTCGAAGATGTACACAAGATCCATGCCGTGTCCGGCGCCGAAAGCTTCGCCAAGCGGCTCGGCGGTCAGCAGCGCAGCGTACGCGCGGCCGCCGGCCTCGACCTGCGCGCGTGCCAGCCGCCAGGCGGGCAGCTTGTAGATGGCGTCGCTCAGAAAGAGCGTACGCAGCGTCGTCAGGTCAGCGGACGGCGCGCGCTTGCGATAGGCGGCCAGCATGGCCTCCGGCTGCGCGATGCCGCCTCGGCCGATCTCGTCCAGCAGCGCGGCTTCGTCGGCCGGTGCGTACGCTTCGCCTTGCATCGCCTGAAAAGACCGCATCTCGTCGCGGTTTGCGCTGACCAGCAACGGAATGCCGGCGACCGATCCGTCGGTGACCGCGTCGTGCGGCCGGCGCGGCAGGATGTCGCCGTCGAGTACGGTCCCCCACGCGCGGCCGCCGGGCAGGTTGCGGCGGCCGAGGTCGTTGTCGATCACCACCTGCTGTGCCGCCAGAATCCGCTCGACCGGCAGCGCGGCCAACTCGTCCACAGTGGACACCTGTGCGGCGGCGAGGAAATCGGCGGTGATCTCTCGAGCCGTCTCCAGTGAGTAGACGCGCGAGGTGTTGCCGCTGCTCAAGATCGCCTTGTCAAACGTGCCGGCGGCCGCCGGCAGCGCGAACAACGAGCCGATCGAGAAGGCTCCGGCCGACTCGCCGGCGATCGTGACGTTGTCCGGATCGCCGCCGAACGCGCCGATGTTTTCCCTGATCCACCGCAAGGCGGCGGCCTGGTCCCGCAGTCCGAGGTTGGTCGAGCCGGTCCAGCCGTGGTCGACAAGATGCAGGAAGCCGAGCGCGCCGATGCGATAGTTCGGCGCGACGACAACGCAACCGGTCCCCCGGCTCAGCGCCGCGCCGTCGGTGTTCGGTGGTGACGCCGAGCCGGTTTCGAAGCCACCACCGTAGATCCAGACGATCACCGGCCGACGGCCGGAGACGTCCGGCGTCCACACGTTCAGATACAGGCAGTCCTCGCTGGTCGCGCCGATCGACGGCAGTCCGGACATGCCGGCGAAGCCGACCTGCGCCGGCGCCGGCGCGAACTCGACCGCGTCGCGTACGCCGCTCCACGGCTCGACCTCGCGCGGTGGCCGCAGCCTCAGCGCGCCGACCGGCGGTGCCGCGTACGGTATGCCGGCGAAAAGCAGGCCGTCACCAAGCGCGCGCCCGCGCAGCCGGCCGCTGGCCGTCACGATCTCCATGCCACCGATCATGCTCCATGTCATGCTCGTTTGCGGCGTGACATGTCAGGCCATCACCGCGGCGATGCCGAGGGTGAGCAGGCCCCGGACCATCCGCGAGGTGGCGTCCAGGAAGTCCGGCAGGCTGTCCTCCCCGATGCCGATCACCGGCATCGTCGCCCGCACCGCCTCGCGGACCGTACGCGTGCCGTCCAGCGCCACCAACACCTGCGCCATCACCGCGTCCAGCCGCACCGAGAACGCGAGTCCGCCGGAAACCTCCAGCTCGGCCGCCGCCAGTTCCCAGCCGCCGTCGGAACACACCAGCGACTGGGTGAACCGGTGCCCGGACACCAGCTGGATCCTCAGGTCGGCGATGTCCGGCCTGTCGCGGAGAAAGTCGTGTGCGGAAAACGCACGCTGGATCCGCTCGGTGGCCGATCCCTCCACCGCTTTCGCGTCGTCCGCGCGGATGACAGTGCCGTCGCCGTCGGTGCCACGCAACAAAACCGCGCCGAAGCCGATCTGCTCGATCCCCTGATCGCGGTAATAGCCGGCCCAGCGGTCGACCTCGGTGGTGTACGTGGTGAGATCGGTGTCCAGATCCAGATTCCACCGA
The nucleotide sequence above comes from Fodinicola acaciae. Encoded proteins:
- a CDS encoding carboxylesterase/lipase family protein, which codes for MEIVTASGRLRGRALGDGLLFAGIPYAAPPVGALRLRPPREVEPWSGVRDAVEFAPAPAQVGFAGMSGLPSIGATSEDCLYLNVWTPDVSGRRPVIVWIYGGGFETGSASPPNTDGAALSRGTGCVVVAPNYRIGALGFLHLVDHGWTGSTNLGLRDQAAALRWIRENIGAFGGDPDNVTIAGESAGAFSIGSLFALPAAAGTFDKAILSSGNTSRVYSLETAREITADFLAAAQVSTVDELAALPVERILAAQQVVIDNDLGRRNLPGGRAWGTVLDGDILPRRPHDAVTDGSVAGIPLLVSANRDEMRSFQAMQGEAYAPADEAALLDEIGRGGIAQPEAMLAAYRKRAPSADLTTLRTLFLSDAIYKLPAWRLARAQVEAGGRAYAALLTAEPLGEAFGAGHGMDLVYIFDGLAAAHIDTPDNLAIRDDIHQAWGRFAATGDPGWPVYDGRVRVWGGGFAVEPPDDEVTRLS